The Natrinema caseinilyticum genomic sequence GAGGGGAAAGCGCCCTCGTCGTCCTCGGGCTCGGCGGGATCGCGGCCGTGGCGACGGCCGGACTCCCGACGCCCGGAATTCCCGAACCCGCGTTCTTTCCGGCGGGAGCGCCGTCGGTGAGTGCGGCGGCGATCGAGGGAACCGTCGCCCAACTCGGCATGACGGTCGGAAACGCTGCCATCGCAACCGCTCTGCTCTGTGGCGATCTATACGATCGTGACGTCTCGGCGGACGCGCTCTCGAGGAGCATGGGGGTGACCTGCCTCGCAGCGATTCCGCTCGGCGGCGTGCCGATGTGTCACGGCAGCGGCGGTCTCGCCGGAAAGTACGCCTTCGGCGCGCGAACCGGCGGCGCGAACGTGCTGCTCGGCGTGGGCTACCTCGCGCTCGCGCTCGTCGCAGCCGGCGCCGTCCTCTCGGCCTTCCCGATGGCCATTCTCGGCGTTCTGCTCGTCGTCGTCGCGCTCCAACTCGCTCGAGCCGCGTTCGATCCCGTCTCCGACGGCCGATCGCTCGCGTTCGTCGTCGGCGTCGGTGTCGTCGGAGCGGTCGTGAACGTCGGCGTCGCGTTCGGCCTCGGGGCCGTCGTCTACGTTGGACTTCGGCGGCGTCGATGAAACGAACGCCCGGCGCAGTCGGTTACCGAGAGAAACGGAATTCGTTCGCCTGACGTCTCCTGCGGATACCGTCCTGGGCTTTCGCGCCGGTCTCGGGCCGGACGAGTGAACGGCCCGCCTCGAACGACTGGCAGACCCGCCTCGAGCCGGACGACCTTTTGCTCCGGCGAGCCAAACACGAGCGATGACCGCGAGCTGGGCCGACCTGTTCGACCGCGGAACGGAGTGCGACGTCGATCTCGAGCGAATCCGAACGGAACTCGAGTCGATTCGGGAGGACGAGAATGTCTGAGGAACCGGATCCCGCCCGCGTCGTCGCCGACGCGGACGTCCTCGCGGCGGACCTCCTTCTCGGCGGCGACGCCCGCAACGCGCTGGATCACGTCCGGCGACACTCCTGGATCGACCTCGTCGCGAGCGATCGGCTGCTCTCCGAGACCGAGCGGCTCGTGGCGACCCTCGCCGATCCTGATCTGGCCGCCGACCACCGCGCGCGCCTCGAGACCGACCGCGTCCGCGTCGAACACCCCGAGGGCGACCATCCGGCGCTGGCGTCGGCCTATCGGGGGAGGGCGGCGCACGTGCTGTCGTACGACGAGCGGCTCCGATCGGCTAGAGCGGGCCTCACGCTGCAGCCTCGCGTTGCGGTCAGCGTTCGTTCGCCCGACGCGTTCGCTACCCTGTTCGACGCGGCGAGTCTCTACGAGGTCGTCGAGGGAGGCGAGTATCCGGGACCCGACCGAGATCCTCGCGGCTAACCGCCCCGCGAAGATGGGAGTGGGGCTCGGTACGGAACACTCGGCGGAGAGCGCGGAGGCGGTGCAGTATCGAGTCTCGTCTCGTGACCGCTCTCCGAGACTCTTATGTGACGAGAGCCCTGAATGAGGAGGGGTCATGAACGATCTCCGCACCGGTCTGAGCTACGGTGACGTCCTTCTCGTCCCGAACCGCTCGGCAGTCGATAGTCGCAGCGACGTGAGCCTCTCGACGAGGTTCACGCCGGCTCTCGAACTCGAGACGCCCCTCGTCTCCGCCGCGATGGACACCGTGACGGAAGCCGAACTGGCGATCGAACTCTCGCGCGCCGGCGGGATCGGCGTCCTCCACCGGTTTCTCACGCCGGACGAGCAAGCCGACCAGATAGCACAGGTGAACGCGGCGAACGAGCGGATCGCCGCCGCCGTCGGAATCAACGAGGACTACGTGGCCCGCAGCGACGCCCTGGTGGCGGCCGGTGTCGACGCGCTCGTCGTCGACGTCGCTCACGGCCACCTGGAAGGCGCGCTCGAGGCCGTCGAACGCCTTCACGAGGAGTTTCCGGAGACCGATCTGGTCGCCGGCAACGTCGCGACGCCCGCCGGCGTCGAGGATCTCGCGGCCGCCGGCGCCGACTGCGTGAAAGTCGGGATCGGTCCCGGATCCCACTGTACGACTCGAAAAGTCGCCGGCGCGGGCGTCCCGCAACTGACCGCCGTCGACGACTGCGCGGCCGCCGCAGAAGACCTGGACGTGACGATCTGTGCGGACGGCGGAATCCGCACCTCCGGCGACGCGGTGAAGGCGTTGATGGCCGGGGCGGACACCGTGATGCTCGGCAGTCTCTTCGCCGGCACCGAGGAGGCGCCCGGCGCCGTCGTCGAGGTCGAGGGGACGCGATACAAGCGTTCGCGCGGGATGGCGACGACGACCGCGGCCGAAAAGCGCGACGACAAGGACGCCGAGGTTCGCGCCGACGAGGGCGTCGAGGCGCTGACGCCGTACAAGGGGCCGGTCGCGGACGTCGTCGACGAGTTCCGCGCCGGAATCCAGTCGGGCCTCTCCTATTGCGGCGGCCACACGATCCCGGAGGCGCGCGAAAAGGCCGAATTCATCCGCGTCGCACCGAGCGCCAAAGAGCGCGAGGGGTACCACGCGGACCAGGACTGGGAGGGCGTCAGCGTCGATAGCGAAGTCCCGGCCGTCGGCGAATCGGTGCTCTCTGACGGTGACCGATCGAACGAAGCCGAAAGCGACGACTAGAGTCGCCCATCGCCCCGTCGACCCTCGATCACCTCACCCGTCGAGATCGGACTCGAGGGACAGCCACCAGAGTCGACCCTGACCCTCCAGCGTGCCGGCGTCGGCCATCGCCGCGAGTCGCTCGGCCATGTCGTCGAGCGGGACGGCGTGCTCGTCAGCCAGATATCGAGTATTCACGACCGGCACGTGGGCGGCCCGTATCGATTCGACGACCGCGCTCGACCCGTATCCGATCGCGACCGGAATCCGGGTCGCTATCGTTCGGCATACCGAACCACCTCCCCGCACCCAGGTGAATCCCCGGTGACGTGCCGATGGCGACTACGACGGCCGTCCGCGACGGAATCGACGACCGCGCTCGAGTCGCCTCGTCGAACGTCGATGACCCGAGGGATTGCCGCCCGACGAGAGGTGCCTCCAACGGTTTTATGAGTGGTCGTCGACTGAACGCGTATGGCAAACCGGATTCTGGTCGCCTACGACGAATCGCCACAGGCAACCGCCGCGTTACGGCACGCGCTCTCGACCTACGAGGACGCCGACATCCACGTCCTCCACGTGAACGATCCGCGAGAGTGGTCTTCCGGGGACGGTATCGACGGCTTCTTCTACTCCGAGGCCGCGTTCGAGCGGTCACAGGAGTCAGCCGAATCGCTGCTCGAGGAGGCGGCAGAAACGGCCCGGGAGTACGATACGACGGTGACGACGGCGTCCGAGATCGGAATGGTCGCGGAATCGATCGTCGAGTACGCCGAAGACAACGACGTCGACCTTATCGTCCTCGGAAGCCACGGACGGCGCGGAATCTCGCGGTTCCTCCTCGGCAGCGTCGCAGAGCGAGTCACCCGGCGAGCGCCCGGTTCTGTGACGGTCATCCGAGAAGCGGATGACGAAGAATCGAGCGACGAGGAGTAAGAGAAGTGCCACGGTGGTGGGAGCGAGACAGGGCGGTGGCACCGAGGGAGGCGAGAGAGCGAGCGGGCGATCCCGCGGTCGGCGGTCGACACGAGGTCTGCGGAGTCGGCGATCGACGTCCACGGGCGGAAGAGCGGCATCGACCGGGAACCCCGTTCGACGGCCCACCGGCTCCCGGTCCCGATTCCTCGGCTACCGTCACTCAGCCACCATCCCTCGGCTACCGTCACTCGAGCCCTTCGCACTCGTGCGACGAGGTGCCGCGGACGTGACACGGGTGAGCTCCGTCCTGTTTGCGTCCCCGACTGATCGAACGAGACGGACTACGACTCGATAGCGGTACGCTGCCCCTCGTCACGAGGTGGACTATCGGGCTCCTCGATCGTCACTTCGATTTCGTTCGTTCGCAGAAACGGTGGTGTCCACGGGTCGTTGTACTGGAGC encodes the following:
- a CDS encoding putative sulfate/molybdate transporter, which translates into the protein MAYSFRSRTDADLEFSASELTGALGDSVTVLPLLVALAATTSVSLPHVLVGFGVFQIVWGLYYGLPLSVEPMKALIGLAIVGTLTYGELAAAGLLAGGVLLLVGHLGFVGRIQRVVGEPVVRGVQLAVALLLLEAAVDLSIGNPPIAVAGLAVVGLLALAGYRGESALVVLGLGGIAAVATAGLPTPGIPEPAFFPAGAPSVSAAAIEGTVAQLGMTVGNAAIATALLCGDLYDRDVSADALSRSMGVTCLAAIPLGGVPMCHGSGGLAGKYAFGARTGGANVLLGVGYLALALVAAGAVLSAFPMAILGVLLVVVALQLARAAFDPVSDGRSLAFVVGVGVVGAVVNVGVAFGLGAVVYVGLRRRR
- a CDS encoding DUF7384 family protein, whose product is MSEEPDPARVVADADVLAADLLLGGDARNALDHVRRHSWIDLVASDRLLSETERLVATLADPDLAADHRARLETDRVRVEHPEGDHPALASAYRGRAAHVLSYDERLRSARAGLTLQPRVAVSVRSPDAFATLFDAASLYEVVEGGEYPGPDRDPRG
- a CDS encoding guanosine monophosphate reductase, encoding MNDLRTGLSYGDVLLVPNRSAVDSRSDVSLSTRFTPALELETPLVSAAMDTVTEAELAIELSRAGGIGVLHRFLTPDEQADQIAQVNAANERIAAAVGINEDYVARSDALVAAGVDALVVDVAHGHLEGALEAVERLHEEFPETDLVAGNVATPAGVEDLAAAGADCVKVGIGPGSHCTTRKVAGAGVPQLTAVDDCAAAAEDLDVTICADGGIRTSGDAVKALMAGADTVMLGSLFAGTEEAPGAVVEVEGTRYKRSRGMATTTAAEKRDDKDAEVRADEGVEALTPYKGPVADVVDEFRAGIQSGLSYCGGHTIPEAREKAEFIRVAPSAKEREGYHADQDWEGVSVDSEVPAVGESVLSDGDRSNEAESDD
- a CDS encoding universal stress protein is translated as MANRILVAYDESPQATAALRHALSTYEDADIHVLHVNDPREWSSGDGIDGFFYSEAAFERSQESAESLLEEAAETAREYDTTVTTASEIGMVAESIVEYAEDNDVDLIVLGSHGRRGISRFLLGSVAERVTRRAPGSVTVIREADDEESSDEE